A region of Liolophura sinensis isolate JHLJ2023 chromosome 8, CUHK_Ljap_v2, whole genome shotgun sequence DNA encodes the following proteins:
- the LOC135473398 gene encoding uncharacterized protein LOC135473398, with the protein MSISTLLGIVHLILEGPLTTSISTHVRHVTIQETRYNYYQGYGGGDWYQSPMYPDPNALPQYRSSRQAWNSHPQVVCPQGYGGGDWYHSPVYPDPNVQRQYHGSGHPRAEYHRSDEVNLGGEELSSSTRPVVRRLFVHKPDAVHVNRTVQSTGPTQGLASLPRGVPPSKGSTQISPVDLSVKQAGESRKQPGPRKRQRPKSISPGTQPEPKRPELRVPSVPKPPAPSRSDSPTQPRQFTLTASLSTVSIPSISRTDLDLEYLDDGACDILGEGGYGYVQRGRLEQDEMATNIAAKFFKPNRASVEEIEREAKIQRYLQDTGAVPKVHGLINMASKGGDPILVQECVGQGTTVEDLMARGADRKTWLQFTLQAAQGLQKIHQKGVLLNDIKFDNILLDESLESLKVKFVDMGMATFNSSYTSTVKPADMVDCHHIAPEVVNQAPSSVKSDLYSLGYVLRVIGEDAHLPDLEMLGSLLMRDNPAQRLSLPVFIKCVEFFMNSCN; encoded by the exons ATGTCGATTTCGACACTCCTTGGAATCGTACATCTTATCCTAGAAGGCCCCCTTACTACCAGTATATCCACCCACGTGAGGCACGTGACTATACAAGAAACCCGCTACAACTACTACCAG GGTTATGGAGGAGGTGACTGGTATCAGAGCCCTATGTACCCTGACCCCAATGCACTGCCGCAGTACCGTAGTTCACGGCAGGCATGGAACTCTCACCCCCAGGTTGTTTGTCCACAGGGTTATGGAGGAGGTGACTGGTATCACAGCCCTGTGTACCCGGACCCTAATGTACAGCGCCAGTACCATGGCTCAGGACACCCTCGTGCAGAATACCACAGGTCTGACGAG GTAAATCTTGGCGGTGAGGAACTGTCATCATCAACAAGGCCTGTGGTCAGGCGGCTGTTTGTCCACAAACCTGATGCTGTCCACGTTAACCGTACGGTACAATCTACAGGGCCAACCCAAGGTCTGGCAAGTCTGCCACGAGGAGTACCGCCAAGTAAAGGCTCTACCCAGATATCACCCGTAGATTTGTCCGTGAAGCAAGCTGGGGAGAGCAGAAAACAGCCGGGCCCACGAAAACGACAGAGACCAAAATCTATCTCCCCTGGGACCCAGCCCGAGCCCAAACGTCCAGAGCTTAGGGTACCATCCGTCCCCAAGCCACCAGCCCCTTCCCGATCTGACTCGCCGACTCAGCCAAGACAGTTCACACTTACGGCTTCACTAAGTACTGTGTCCATCCCTAGTATTTCCCGCACCGATCTGGACTTGGAATACCTGGACGATGGAGCCTGTGACATTCTTGGTGAAGGCGGCTATGGATACGTCCAGCGCGGCAGGCTTGAGCAAGACGAGATGGCGACGAACATTGCCGCCAAATTCTTTAAGCCGAACCGGGCGTCTGTGGAGGAAATCGAAAGGGAGGCAAAGATACAGCGGTACCTACAAGACACCGGAGCTGTACCCAAAGTCCACGGGCTCATCAACATGGCTAGCAAGGGCGGCGATCCCATTCTGGTCCAGGAGTGTGTTGGTCAGGGAACAACTGTAGAGGATTTAATGGCCAGAGGGGCCGACAGAAAGACATGGCTGCAATTTACTCTACAAGCGGCCCAGGGACTGCAGAAAATCCACCAGAAAGGCGTCCTTCTGAACGACATAAAGTTCGACAACATCCTCTTGGACGAGAGTCTAGAGTCCCTCAAGGTGAAATTTGTGGACATGGGTATGGCAACTTTTAACTCCAGCTACACCAGTACTGTGAAACCCGCCGACATGGTGGACTGTCATCACATTGCCCCGGAAGTTGTTAATCAAGCGCCGTCTAGCGTCAAGTCAGACCTGTACAGCCTGGGTTACGTCTTGCGTGTGATCGGGGAGGATGCTCATCTGCCAGACTTGGAAATGTTGGGGTCCTTGTTGATGCGTGACAATCCTGCTCAACGACTGAGTCTTCCAGTTTTCATAAAGTGTGTGGAATTTTTCATGAATTCTTGTAACTGA
- the LOC135473399 gene encoding tyrosine-protein kinase HCK-like, giving the protein MATNIAAKFFKPNRASVEEIEREAKIQRYLQDTGAVPKVHGLINMASKGADPILVQECVGQGTTVEDLMARGADRKTWLQFTLQAAQGLQKIHQKGVLLNDIKFDNILLDESLESLKVKFVDMGMATFNSSYTSTVKPADMVDCHHIAPEVVNQAPSSVKSDLYSLGYVLRVIGEDAHLPDLEMLGFLLMRDNPAQRLSLPVFIKCVEFFMDSCN; this is encoded by the coding sequence ATGGCGACGAACATTGCCGCCAAATTCTTTAAGCCGAACCGGGCGTCTGTGGAGGAAATCGAAAGGGAGGCAAAGATACAGCGGTACCTACAAGACACCGGAGCTGTACCCAAAGTCCACGGGCTCATCAACATGGCTAGCAAAGGCGCCGATCCCATTCTGGTCCAGGAGTGTGTTGGTCAGGGAACAACTGTAGAGGATTTAATGGCCAGAGGGGCCGACAGAAAGACATGGCTGCAATTTACTCTACAAGCGGCCCAGGGACTGCAGAAAATCCACCAGAAAGGCGTCCTTCTGAACGACATAAAGTTCGACAACATCCTCTTGGACGAGAGTCTAGAGTCCCTCAAGGTGAAATTTGTGGACATGGGTATGGCAACATTTAACTCCAGCTACACCAGTACTGTGAAACCCGCCGACATGGTGGACTGTCATCACATTGCCCCGGAAGTTGTTAATCAAGCGCCGTCTAGCGTCAAGTCAGACCTGTACAGCCTGGGTTACGTCTTGCGTGTTATCGGGGAGGATGCTCATCTGCCAGACTTGGAAATGTTGGGGTTCCTGTTGATGCGTGACAATCCTGCTCAACGACTGAGTCTTCCAGTTTTCATAAAGTGTGTGGAATTCTTCATGGATTCTTGTAATTGA
- the LOC135473401 gene encoding uncharacterized protein LOC135473401, with translation MVRREEVTCSNPRILECGSPHEWVGSDRSGPQQYQRRLDVDFDTPWNRRSYPRRPLYYQYIHPRGARDYPRNPYNYYQGYGGGDWYHSPVYPVPNVQRQYHASGHPRAEYHRSDQVNLGGEELSSLTRPVVRRLFVHKPHAVHVNRTVQSTGPTQGLASLPRGVPPSKGSSQISPVDLSVKQVGESRKQPGPRKRQRPKSISPGTQPEPKRPELRVPSVPKPPAPSRSDSPTQPRQFTLTASLSTVSIPSISRTDLDLEYLDDGACDILGEGGYGYVQRGRLEQDEMATNIAAKFFKPNRASVEEIEREAKIQRYLQDTGAVPKVHGLINMASKGGDPILVQECVGQGTTVEDLMARGADRKAWLQFTLQAAQGLQKIHQKGVLLNDIKFDNILLDDSQESLKVKFVDMGMATFNSSYTSTVNPADMVDCHHIAPEVVNQAPSSVKSDLYSLGYVLRVIGEDAHLPDLEMLGSLLMCDNPAQRLSLPVFIKCVEFFMDSCN, from the exons ATGGTACGGAGGGAGGAGGTCACCTGTTCGAATCCTCGGATCCTCGAATGCGGCTCACCtcatgag TGGGTTGGGTCAGATCGATCCGGACCACAGCAGTACCAAAGAAGACTAGATGTCGATTTCGACACTCCTTGGAATCGTAGATCTTATCCTAGAAGGCCCCTTTACTACCAATATATCCACCCACGTGGGGCACGTGACTATCCAAGAAACCCCTACAACTACTACCAG GGTTATGGAGGTGGTGACTGGTATCACAGCCCTGTGTACCCTGTCCCTAATGTACAGCGCCAGTACCATGCCTCAGGACACCCTCGGGCAGAATACCACAGGTCTGACCAG GTAAATCTTGGCGGTGAGGAACTATCATCATTAACAAGGCCTGTGGTCAGGCGGCTGTTTGTCCACAAACCTCATGCTGTTCACGTTAACCGTACAGTACAATCTACAGGGCCAACCCAAGGTCTGGCAAGTCTGCCACGAGGAGTACCGCCAAGTAAAGGCTCTAGCCAGATATCACCCGTAGATTTGTCCGTGAAGCAAGTTGGGGAGAGCAGAAAACAGCCGGGCCCACGAAAACGACAGAGGCCAAAATCTATCTCCCCTGGGACCCAGCCCGAGCCCAAACGTCCAGAGCTTAGGGTACCATCCGTCCCCAAGCCACCAGCCCCTTCCCGATCTGACTCCCCGACTCAGCCAAGACAGTTCACACTTACGGCTTCATTAAGTACTGTGTCCATCCCTAGTATTTCCCGCACCGATCTGGACTTGGAATACCTGGACGATGGAGCCTGTGACATTCTTGGTGAAGGCGGCTATGGATACGTCCAGCGCGGCAGGCTTGAGCAAGACGAGATGGCGACGAACATTGCCGCCAAATTCTTTAAGCCGAACCGGGCGTCTGTGGAGGAAATCGAAAGGGAGGCAAAGATACAGCGGTACCTACAAGACACCGGAGCTGTACCCAAAGTCCACGGGCTCATCAACATGGCTAGCAAAGGCGGCGATCCCATTCTGGTCCAGGAGTGTGTTGGTCAGGGAACAACTGTAGAGGATTTAATGGCCAGAGGGGCCGACAGAAAGGCATGGCTGCAATTTACTCTACAAGCGGCCCAGGGACTGCAGAAAATCCACCAGAAAGGCGTCCTTCTGAACGACATAAAGTTCGACAACATCCTCTTGGACGACAGTCAAGAGTCCCTCAAGGTGAAATTTGTGGACATGGGTATGGCAACGTTTAACTCCAGCTACACCAGTACTGTAAATCCGGCCGACATGGTGGACTGTCATCACATTGCCCCGGAAGTTGTTAATCAAGCGCCGTCTAGCGTCAAGTCAGACCTGTACAGCCTGGGTTACGTCTTGCGTGTGATCGGGGAGGATGCTCATCTGCCAGACTTGGAAATGTTGGGGTCTTTGTTGATGTGTGACAATCCTGCTCAACGACTGAGTCTTCCAGTTTTCATAAAGTGTGTGGAATTCTTCATGGATTCTTGTAATTGA
- the LOC135473402 gene encoding uncharacterized protein LOC135473402 yields MDVKTTRFYTRSLKSDLSSDFWQRPSPEMESNNARKWVGSDRSGPQQYQRRLDVDFDTPWNRTSYTRRPPYYQYIHPRGARDYPRNPYNYYQGYGGGDWYHSPVYPDPNALPQYRSSRQAWNSHPQVVCPQGYGGGDWYHSPVYLDPNVQRQYHASGHPRAEYHRPDQVNLVGEELSSSTRPVVRRLFVHKPHAVHVNSTVQSTGPTQGLASLPRGVPPSKGSTQISPVDLSVKQVVESRKQPGPRKRQRPKSISPGTQPEPKRPELRVPSVPKPPAPSRSDSPTQPRQFTLTASLSTVSIPSISRTDLDLEYLDEGACDILGEGGYGYVQRGRLEQDEMATNIAAKFFKPNRASVEEIEREAKIQRYLQDTGAVPKVHGLINMASKGGDPILVQECVGQGTTVEDLMARGADRKVWLQFTLQAAQGLQKIHQKGVLLNDIKFDNILLDDSQESLKVKFVDMGMATFNSSYTSTVKPEDMVDCHHIAPEVVNQAPSSVKSDLYSLGYVLRVIGEDAHLPDMEMLGFLLMRDNPTQRLSLPVFIKCVEFFMDSCN; encoded by the exons ATGGACGTGAAAACCACACGGTTTTATACTCGCTCTCTTAAATCTGATCTTAGCAGCGATTTTTGGCAGAGACCATCACCAGAAATGGAGTCAAATAATGCACGAAAG TGGGTTGGGTCAGATCGATCCGGGCCACAGCAGTACCAAAGAAGACTAGATGTCGATTTCGACACTCCTTGGAATCGTACATCTTATACTAGAAGGCCCCCTTACTACCAGTATATCCACCCACGTGGGGCACGTGACTATCCAAGAAACCCCTACAACTACTACCAG GGTTATGGAGGAGGTGACTGGTATCACAGCCCTGTGTACCCTGACCCCAATGCACTGCCGCAGTACCGTAGTTCACGGCAGGCATGGAACTCTCACCCCCAAGTTGTTTGTCCACAGGGTTATGGAGGTGGTGACTGGTATCACAGCCCTGTGTACCTGGACCCTAATGTACAGCGCCAGTACCATGCCTCAGGACACCCTCGGGCAGAATACCACAGGCCTGACCAG GTAAATCTTGTCGGTGAGGAACTATCATCATCAACAAGGCCTGTGGTCAGGCGGCTGTTTGTCCACAAACCTCATGCTGTTCACGTTAACAGTACGGTACAATCTACAGGGCCAACCCAAGGTCTGGCAAGTCTGCCACGAGGAGTACCGCCAAGTAAAGGCTCTACCCAGATATCACCCGTAGATTTGTCCGTGAAGCAAGTTGTGGAGAGCAGAAAACAGCCGGGCCCACGAAAACGACAGAGACCAAAATCTATCTCCCCTGGGACCCAGCCCGAGCCCAAACGTCCAGAGCTTAGGGTACCATCCGTCCCCAAACCACCAGCCCCTTCCCGATCTGACTCCCCGACTCAGCCAAGACAGTTCACACTTACGGCTTCATTAAGTACTGTGTCCATCCCTAGTATTTCCCGCACCGATCTGGACTTGGAATACCTGGACGAAGGAGCCTGTGACATTCTTGGTGAAGGCGGCTATGGATACGTCCAGCGCGGCAGGCTTGAACAAGACGAGATGGCGACGAACATTGCCGCCAAATTCTTTAAGCCGAACCGGGCGTCTGTGGAGGAAATCGAAAGGGAGGCAAAGATACAGCGGTACCTACAAGACACCGGAGCTGTACCCAAAGTCCACGGGCTCATCAACATGGCTAGCAAAGGCGGCGATCCCATTCTGGTTCAGGAGTGTGTTGGTCAGGGAACAACTGTAGAGGATTTAATGGCCAGAGGGGCCGACAGAAAGGTGTGGCTGCAATTTACTCTACAAGCGGCCCAGGGACTGCAGAAAATCCACCAGAAAGGCGTCCTTCTGAACGACATAAAGTTCGACAACATTCTCTTGGACGACAGTCAAGAGTCCCTCAAGGTGAAATTTGTGGACATGGGTATGGCAACTTTTAACTCCAGTTACACCAGTACTGTGAAACCCGAAGACATGGTGGACTGTCATCACATTGCCCCGGAAGTTGTTAATCAAGCGCCGTCTAGCGTCAAGTCAGACCTGTACAGCCTGGGTTACGTCTTGCGTGTGATCGGGGAGGATGCTCATCTGCCAGACATGGAAATGTTGGGGTTCCTGTTGATGCGTGACAACCCTACTCAACGACTAAGTCTTCCAGTTTTCATAAAGTGTGTGGAATTCTTCATGGATTCTTGTAACTGA